A region of the Candidatus Deferrimicrobium sp. genome:
ACATACGAGCCGAGACCGGGGGGGACCCCTCCGGCGATCACCTCGACGACCCCTCCGGCCGTCGTGCCGGCTTCCTTTAATTCGTCGATCCACCGCTTGACCTCGGCCTCGATACCCGGGTCGGCCATCCGCAGCGGACTTTCCTCGGCCCGCGCGGCCGCGGCGCGATTTCCCTCGATCCCGGCGGAAACCCGGTACTTCCCGATCGAGAGGACGTGTCCGACGATGTCGACCCCGAGTTCGCGGAGGAGGGACTTCGCGAGCGCGCCGGCCATGACACGCGCGGCGGTCTCCCTTGCGCTGGCACGCTCGAGAACGTTACGGACATCTCCGTGCCCGTATTTCAGGATGCCGGGAAGGTCCGCGTGTCCGGGGCGGGCGGTGTCGAGCTTCGGTATCCCCTCCCCGTCCCCGGCCTGCGCCATCTTCTCCCGCCAGTTGACCCAGTCACGGTTGCGCAGGAGCATCGCGACAGGGCCCCCCATCGCCTTTCCAAAGCGGACGCCGGAGAGGATCTCGACCTCGTCCTTCTCGATCCGCATCCGCTCCCCACGGCCGTACCCTACCTGCCGCCGGGCCAGCTCCCGGTTGATCTCCTCCGCGCGAACGGGCAGGCCGGCCGGGACCCCCTCGACGATCGTGATCAGGGCCGG
Encoded here:
- the aroC gene encoding chorismate synthase, with the translated sequence MAHFTFRTAGETHGPALITIVEGVPAGLPVRAEEINRELARRQVGYGRGERMRIEKDEVEILSGVRFGKAMGGPVAMLLRNRDWVNWREKMAQAGDGEGIPKLDTARPGHADLPGILKYGHGDVRNVLERASARETAARVMAGALAKSLLRELGVDIVGHVLSIGKYRVSAGIEGNRAAAARAEESPLRMADPGIEAEVKRWIDELKEAGTTAGGVVEVIAGGVPPGLGSYVAWDRRLDGRLGQALMCIPAIKGVEVGGGVGLAGVPGVDVHDEVFPGGNPAAPFLGKYLLPFHRDTNRAGGLEGGMTNG